From Haloarcula sp. CBA1127, a single genomic window includes:
- a CDS encoding ABC transporter substrate-binding protein, with product MYSDSRRGVLKKCIAAGSLGLSSGCLGTLSGSGDTVQFGALLPLSGALAPLGQHGKRMVEQAVSDVNAAGGIGGTDVEVTILDTEASAETAVEQYRTLVDRGVIGFVGGLVSDASLALAPEAASDEIMEVSPASTAPQLSSAGQANGRKYFGRTVPSDGTQAVVMAKAVDDSLYIDADSVALLSIDNSFGAGLADAQREALDAEIVADVRYDPGSESFDDTLGDVFQNDPDAVSFTSVSGQERGILDAYSQSEYDVPWVLSAGMFGGDLPSYYEGFYSASLSSARTQAYFELVRRLPDIDQPRAYSVNAYDALFLMACAAEQAGEASGPAIAETIQSVSGGSGHTVSVGDFGRVRSLTDAGRAVNYQGASGSVDLTANLEPLSSYLIERVNNGSVESLELLQSRFFQSGGNQ from the coding sequence ATGTACTCAGATTCGAGGCGTGGCGTTCTCAAAAAATGTATTGCAGCTGGGAGCTTGGGGCTCTCGTCTGGCTGCCTTGGTACCCTGAGTGGGAGCGGTGACACTGTGCAGTTTGGTGCGCTCCTCCCACTCAGTGGTGCGCTCGCTCCGCTCGGGCAACACGGCAAGCGAATGGTCGAGCAGGCAGTGAGCGACGTCAACGCGGCCGGTGGTATCGGCGGTACCGACGTCGAAGTGACCATCCTCGATACCGAAGCCAGCGCCGAAACTGCTGTCGAGCAGTACCGGACGCTTGTCGACCGTGGTGTCATCGGCTTCGTCGGTGGTCTCGTCAGTGACGCGTCGCTCGCTCTCGCACCGGAGGCAGCCAGCGACGAGATCATGGAGGTCAGCCCCGCCAGTACTGCCCCGCAACTATCGTCGGCCGGCCAAGCCAACGGGCGGAAGTACTTCGGCAGAACGGTGCCAAGCGACGGGACGCAAGCAGTCGTGATGGCGAAGGCCGTCGACGACTCGCTGTACATCGACGCGGACTCCGTCGCGTTACTGAGTATCGACAACTCGTTCGGTGCTGGACTGGCAGACGCACAGCGTGAGGCACTGGACGCTGAGATCGTCGCCGACGTTCGGTACGACCCGGGGTCGGAATCGTTCGACGACACGCTCGGGGACGTGTTTCAGAACGACCCTGATGCCGTCAGCTTCACCAGCGTCTCCGGTCAGGAACGCGGTATCCTTGATGCGTACAGCCAGTCGGAGTACGACGTTCCATGGGTGTTGTCCGCGGGGATGTTCGGCGGCGACCTCCCGTCGTACTACGAAGGGTTCTACAGCGCGTCGCTGTCCTCTGCGCGAACGCAGGCCTACTTCGAACTCGTCCGCCGACTCCCGGATATCGACCAGCCCAGAGCGTACTCGGTCAATGCCTACGATGCGCTGTTTTTGATGGCGTGTGCCGCCGAACAGGCCGGTGAAGCCAGCGGTCCGGCAATCGCCGAGACCATTCAATCGGTTTCCGGCGGGTCTGGGCACACTGTTTCAGTCGGTGACTTCGGTCGTGTTCGGTCACTCACTGACGCAGGCCGAGCAGTGAACTACCAGGGTGCGTCCGGAAGCGTCGACCTGACAGCGAACCTCGAACCGCTGAGTTCGTACCTGATCGAACGGGTCAATAATGGGTCAGTCGAGTCGCTGGAGCTATTGCAGTCACGGTTCTTCCAGTCGGGAGGGAATCAATGA